In Polypterus senegalus isolate Bchr_013 chromosome 12, ASM1683550v1, whole genome shotgun sequence, the following are encoded in one genomic region:
- the gcdha gene encoding glutaryl-CoA dehydrogenase a produces MALRSVAARLLRCHHQKVACMAVRNQGTSAAQKEKDAKLEQKTKSSKVQFDWQDALCLESQLTEEETMIRDTFRTYCQDKLMPRILLANRNEVFHREILTEMGELGVLGPTIKGYGCAGTSYVAYGLIAREVERVDSAYRSVMSVQSSLVMHPIYAYGSEEQKQKYLPKLATGELLGCFGLTEPNHGSDPGSMETRARYNPSSRTFTLNGSKTWITNSPMADVCVVWAKCEDGKVRGFILERGLKGLSTPKIEGKFSLRASTTGMIIMEDVEVPEDCLLPHASGLAGPFGCLNNARYGISWGALGAAEFCFHTARQYTLDRIQFGVPLARNQLIQKKMADMLTEISIGLQACLQLGRLIDQKKSAPEMVSMLKRNSCGKALDIARQCRDMLGGNGIADEYHVIRHVMNLEAVNTYEGTHDIHALILGRAITGLQSFTVGK; encoded by the exons ATGGCCTTAAGAAGTGTTGCTGCTCGGCTCCTGAGATGTCACCATCAGAAGGTGGCCTGTATGGCAGTGAGAAATCAAGGCACCTCTGCTGCTCAAAAAG AAAAAGATGCAAAGCTGGAACAGAAGACAAAGTCCT CTAAAGTGCAGTTTGACTGGCAGGATGCCTTATGCTTGGAAAGCCAGCTGACGGAGGAGGAAACAATGATCAGGGACACTTTCCGCACCTACTGTCAGGACAAGCTAATGCCGCGCATACTCCTGGCAAACCGCAATGAAG tcTTTCACAGAGAAATTTTGACTGAAATGGGAGAACTCGGGGTCTTGGGACCAACTATTAAAG GATATGGATGTGCTGGAACGTCATATGTAGCCTATGGTCTGATTGCAAGAGAGGTGGAGAGGGTAGACAGTGCTTATCGGTCCGTGATGAGCGTCCAGTCTTCCCTTGTAATGCACCCTATATACGCTTATGGGTCAGAAGAGCAGAAACAGAAGTATTTGCCAAAGCTCG CTACCGGGGAGTTGCTGGGTTGTTTTGGATTGACTGAACCAAATCATGGCAGTGACCCGGGTAGCATGGAAACTCGTGCCCGATACAATCCCTCCAGTCGCACGTTTACTCTGAATGGTTCCAAAACCTG GATTACCAACTCGCCAATGGCAGATGTGTGTGTTGTTTGGGCAAAGTGTGAAGacggaaaagtgcgtggatttattCTGGAGAGAGGCCTGAAGGGTCTTTCCACCCCCAAGATTGAGGGCAAGTTCTCCTTGAGGGCTTCCACAACAGGAATGATCATCATGGAGGATGTGGAGGTGCCAGAAGACTGCCTTCTGCCACATGCTTCGGGTTTAGCG GGACCGTTTGGATGTTTGAACAATGCCCGATATGGTATCTCCTGGGGGGCTCTAGGGGCTGCAGAATTCTGTTTTCATACTGCACGCCAGTACACCTTGGACAG AATCCAGTTTGGAGTTCCTCTGGCCAGGAACCAACTCATTCAGAAGAAGATGGCGGACATGTTAACTGAAATCAGCATCGGTCTTCAGGCTTGTCTCCAGTTGGGACGGCTAATCGACCAGAAGAA GTCGGCCCCGGAAATGGTGTCCATGTTGAAGCGCAACTCCTGTGGGAAAGCTTTGGATATCGCACGCCAGTGCCGGGACATGCTGGGGGGCAACGGCATAGCAGATGAATACCATGTCATACGCCACGTGATGAATCTCGAAGCTGTCAATACTTACGAAG